The sequence below is a genomic window from Bacteroidota bacterium.
GAAAAACGAGTGCTAACAGCGGGTTTCTGCTATTGCGGGTGACGAGCAAGTTGAAAGTTTTCTGCTTTCTATTATCTTCGCTGCGTGGGGACAGTGACGAGCATTTAAGTCCGCAACATCAGAAACCCGCAAACCGTTACCACCAATGCTGAAAAAGACAGTTCTCCGTAGACAATATCTCAGTAAATTTGACAACTTGTTCAAACAGACAACATATAAAAAGGACAGCAAAAAAAGCGATGGACTGCTTCGCACTTCGTGGACAGCAACGCAATATCTTGACTGCTTCTCACGGCTTCGTGGACAACTTGACTGCTCACCGACAGACAAAAAAGAAAATACAAATCCCCGCTTCGCATTTTTGAAAATTTCTTATCAACCGACCGCAAGCACATTTGCTTTTACCCCTTTTTTATTTTTTTATGGAATGGGCAAAAGCAAAAGAGCTTGCTTCCCTACACAAGACGACCAGAACATTATTAACTTTACAACCAAAATTAAAAGTGCGGTGTCAGCACTATAATCACTGACGACAATTAAATGAAAACAATTTACCTTACTTTTATGGTATTAATAATGTTTAATTTGAGTATAAAAGCGCAATCATGTGGACAGTATCCTGCTTATGGAGACAGCTTAGTTGGAATTTCCACTTCTTATGATACTACAGGGTTTAATTCAGGTTCAACAGGTGCAGGTGTTACATGGAACTATGCCGGTTTGGTTGTTGACACAACAGATGTGATATCGCATTATTATTATAACCCTTCAACTACACCTGGAGCAGGAAGTTTCCCTGATGCTAATCTTGCGGATCTGACTCCTATCGGTCAGTACACGTATTCTAAATCTACAACAGATAGTGTTACTTTTCTTGGTACATGGAGTGACCCGGCAAATTGTCCAACTCAGCTTTTCTCTGATCCGCAAACATCAATTTGTCCTTTTGTTTTCGGGAACAGTTTTTCGGATAATTATAAAGGATATTCTTGTGGTTCCGGAATGTACGGTCATAATTCCGGAACAAGAGTAAATACATTCGATGGGACAGGAACGCTTATTTTACCTACAATAACCTACAATAATGTTAATCGGATAAAAGTCATAGACACATCTGTTGATTCTACATTCCTATCAAACGGTACACCTATTGGAACAACAAGTTCAATACTCACTTTATATTTGTGGATAGATGCGAATACCAGTCAAGGGGTTTTTCTGATGATGGATCTTAAAAGTATTACATATAATATGACATTTAGATCCATTATCTGGTCTGATTACTCTCACATTCCCTCTATGGTTACAAGCGTTCAATCTGCATTTGCTGAGCAACAATCTGTAGTTAGTATTTACCCGAATCCATTTAATAAAACTGCAACTATAAAAATCAATGAGAACTTTAAAAACAAATCTCTTGAATTTATAATGTGCAATTTATTAGGCAGTGAAGTTCAACGCCAACAATTCACAA
It includes:
- a CDS encoding T9SS type A sorting domain-containing protein, coding for MKTIYLTFMVLIMFNLSIKAQSCGQYPAYGDSLVGISTSYDTTGFNSGSTGAGVTWNYAGLVVDTTDVISHYYYNPSTTPGAGSFPDANLADLTPIGQYTYSKSTTDSVTFLGTWSDPANCPTQLFSDPQTSICPFVFGNSFSDNYKGYSCGSGMYGHNSGTRVNTFDGTGTLILPTITYNNVNRIKVIDTSVDSTFLSNGTPIGTTSSILTLYLWIDANTSQGVFLMMDLKSITYNMTFRSIIWSDYSHIPSMVTSVQSAFAEQQSVVSIYPNPFNKTATIKINENFKNKSLEFIMCNLLGSEVQRQQFTTTEKEYVIGRGNLSEGMYLYKLTGNNEIIGTGKLIIQ